The Oncorhynchus keta strain PuntledgeMale-10-30-2019 chromosome 22, Oket_V2, whole genome shotgun sequence genome includes the window AAGCCATTTGTTTACCTGGCAGGCTAAACCATTGTGACCTAGTACAAGACGTCCTGTCACCCCCCCGGGTGTACGTTTTGGTGTTTACCCTAGCACAATACAGCTTATTCAAATAATACAAGCTTGttgtgctagggcaaaaaactaaACAGACCCCAGGACTAAGTTTGGGAAACCTTGAACTAGTaggcataatatatatatatatatatgccatttagcagacgcttttatccaaagcgacttacagtcatgtgtgcatacattctacatatgggtgtaTGCAATAATAGGCGTACCTTACCTTATTTACAGCCTTACTGTAGATAAAGCTGTAAATGGAATTTGAAACTCCCAGATGCTATTTGGGTCAAATTAACAAGAAAATCTCCTGGAATCCATTTTTATGCCCCAATTTAAAAAATAGATTGCATTATAATCAGGGATTTAACAATCCCACACAAGCATTTATACACAACAGGTCGTTTATTACAGTTCACAAACATGTTGAGATGTGGAAAATAAACTTTTGACGTTTGGGGAAATATGCATTTGAAATTTAAATGGAGACAGTGATTTGGCAGCGGCACTATGCTGCCAATTTAGTTTGATTGCTCAATAGAATAACAAAAAAAGATGAATTGTCaatgttttaatacatttgcgtGAGCCCTTGGAAGAGGATCGCCTAATCAGATTTTTCCACAACTCGACCATCTTGTGTTTTAGGCTGTATGACCTGCACACACCTTGTTACCATTAATCTATTATTACACCCCCGTGTGGCCAAAAACTGTGTGAACTAATCTTGTATGTTGAGCTCTTCAGGTATACCATACTAAATAGAAAGTAGCAAGTACCCTACACTATGTATCAACATCAGGTGAACAATGTTCAGATTTTTATCTGCTACAATATTTACTGACGTGTTTAGTGTCCAAGAATAGTGGTCACCGGTTTTACCATAAACAGATACCTGCCATTCCAGTTGTCAGAAAATCTGTTTTGTTCATTGGGACAGTGCACGACACCTCAGCTCTTTCAAGAAGTGTGTCACACCTGTCAAACCCACTGGCCACGCATGGGTCTGCAAAGCTTGGGCGGGCgaggtgagagaaaaaaaaaaaaatgtaggacAGAGGGCACATCCCTCTAAACTGTGAGCCCCACTTTCCAGTACCCCAACGTTTGGCCTCATGAGAACAATGGTATGCAAGTAACCCCATACATAAACCTCCAGTAACTTGCTTTGGTTAAATTTAACTACGCAGGACATGCCCAGGCAGGGCTTTCAAATTCAAATCATGcataacaaaaaaaacaaattagGCTAATTATGGAGACATACACAGACCAAGTTGGAATAGCATTTAGTCATGTTTATGAAACGGCAACTTCCAAATGCAATGAACCAAACTAAAAGCGAAGTTAAACTTTTATTAAAAAACTGGAACAAACCAAAACTTCCACCAAATACAGTTTATTGGCAAAAGTAAATCAAACAATCATGGAAAACAAGTTGACGTTGAAAGGCAGTTTCAATAAAAGAAAATATCACTTGAAAACAGAAAAGCATACAACTGGTTAAAGCTTGAATAACTCAGGAAAAAAGCCCTGTATTTATCAAAATTACAGCTTACAGAATATTATCTTCCGACCAACTGAATCATTTAAATCTTCCCTTTAGTTTGTATCACAATTCAGATTTTATGGTTTAATGTCTGAGGGCATGTATAAATAGAGGAATGGGGAAAACACATTTATCAGTCCTTTTTCCCCTTAGATCCCCAACTACACAGCAATCTTTTTTGTAATCAAATGCATTGCCAGCACATGACCACTTCCACATCTAGAAGGGCATGCTTTATCTAATAGTCTGTGTAGATTTAGAACAGGACTTGTGCATGTTCAAAATTACATTGTTTCTGAGAACAGGAGTGTAGAAGGACTAGAGGGTCTATTGGGAATCAAGGCCAAGCTTTACGCCCTGATCATGATAAAAATGACTgctaaaaaaaaaagagaaatggCAAGCATGTATTAAGCAGAGCATTAAACATGGCAGGAATTTGCATCGTCACCCTCAACCATGTATGTGGCACACTTGAAGCAGACCAACATAACCCACAGATCATTAAAACATTCAAGAATTGGTCAACAAACTTCCTGTACACTActgaaccccccccaaaaaaaactatGGAACAGGTTATTTTTTTGTCACAGCAAGAGGTCTACTTTTCTACTGGCTAAGATAAAGATCTAAGTGACAGCATAGAAATTAAATGACAAGAACCAAGGAGATAGATTATCCCCTTCCATGAACAAATGTGTAGACTTCCCAATATATTGTTTAACCCCCCCAGTAAGAATGGAAAACAAGCACCCCTTCACCCTTTTCAGTTTACTTGTGACCCCCCTTGCTGGTTTTGAAGGAAACCTGCAGGACCTTGTCTCCAATGCGGTAACCGTTGAGGCTGGCGATGGCCATGGCGGCCTCCTCGTAGTTGGTCATGGTGACGAAGCCGAAGCCTTTGCACTTGTTGGTGTTGAAGTCTCGGATGACCTTGACATTGGTGACGGCTCCAAACGGCCCGAACATCTGCCACAGGATGCCCTCGTCAGCGTCCTGGCCCAGGTTGTAGATGAAGATACACCAGCCAGCGGTGGAGTTCCCCTGAGCGCTAACCGTAGACATGCCACTCATGTGGTCCACACTCATTGGAGAGAACCTGCCAGTGGCACAGAATGAGGGTTCTTCAAATGCAACTCCATAGATGCCCGTTTAAAATAACCTAAAAACATAAGCTGCAGGCCTGTTGTCCAAGGAAATATCTGACCAAAGTACTAAAAGAGACTATAAAAATAACTAATAATTCAGGGGTGTAAGTCTTTGGGATTCTAGTCTTGACTCTCCAGGTTCACAAAATACCCTTGTTTAACAACAGGGCACTAGTGCTGAGGGATTAGTGCTTTTCTAGGTTGGTTCGATTTAACATTTTTCGAAACGTTAATTGATTTATAAAATCAAAACATCAGCTTTTTAATGGAAATTCCCCAAATAGTGAACATTGAATTACCAAAAAACAGTTAAAATATGCCATTGTCTGTCAGGTCTACATTGGGTAGCCCAGACTTCAATAGAAAAGGAAATTACGACGGGAAAAatatgtaatatttcagttgtgtacaTCACTTAGTTTTCATTTGATTACTATTATTGATCTTTCCTTAAAGTCACCATCTCAGCTCACGTAGTATCAGCCAAACATTCTCTGTACTCCCCATACATCCCATTTAGTTAGGCTAGCCGCAGAGCTATATCTGACAAAATAAGTTGACTAATTTGTCAAAGATGACAAGGCTTATCGTAGTCTCTTGTCGTTGTGTACATTCCTTTCTATCGTAGTCTATGCGTTCCGTGTGCATCTAATGTAGCAGGCGGAAAAGTGCAGCCATCTCCGCTTGTGCCGAAAAAACAGGTGCATTGGATTATGGTCAATCTAGTCAATTACCACATTTCTGCACTGAACTAGGTTGAATACTTGCTCAATGAAAACTAAAACTCCCGTCCGCCCAGTGTCCAACAGTTACTGATTTCTCTAGAGAAACAGAGTTGGGCTCACAGAAAACGCATACATTTCAAGTAATTGAACTAACGTCAGTCAGTTAAATAACCAAAAGAAGAAAATAAAAAGTTGAAGCGCTCAGCACTACCGGTCActgacatggattgtgtgtgtagAACAGTCAACCATACCTGAATCTCTGGGCCTGGTGGTGTACTGGACCTCCAAAGCGCCGGCCCTGGTTGTGGTAGAGCTGGTTGATGAGCTGGGAGTTCTTGGCCTGGTTGGGGCTGGCAGCAAATTTCACTGTGATGGGCTCCGAGGCACCAGGGGGTTTCTGCCCATTCAGGTCTTTGATGGCGTCCTCCGCCTCGGCCCGTTTGTCAAAGCGGATAAAGGCCACACCCCTGGACAGGCCTGAGAAGCAAGGGGATGAAATGGAGAAGTCATTAATGGAATAGGGTGAAGATGCTATTAGACACTGATTTGAAGTCTGTTGAAAACGTACACGCAAATAGTTAGGATTTTGAGAGGGGTAACGTCTAACCGAGTGGTATCCTTGGTGCTCATTTAACTGATTATACACAAATATTTCTCATTCAGGCTGTGCCTGCCTACCTACCAGAGGCCTGATCGACCAATACACGCGAGTTGATGATGCGGCCATAGCGTGTGAACATATCCTCCACGTCTTTCTGTGTCATGGTCTTGGGCAGCCCACTAATGTAAAGATTGGCATCCTTAATACCGTCAGAGCTCGGCCTGGCAAAGGACACCTGATGAAGAGACGGAAGGGAAGGTCAGTTTCCATTGAGTGCAATTTAAAGGAAAACAAAtcttaaaaaacaacaactttgGAATCAATTTGACAATATTACACACATTTGAAAAATAAAATCAGATTCAAAATGCCCAAATATCCCGCATTGAAATTTTCAAGCAAAATAAAAGTACAAAAAACATTCCTATTCTGATAATTCAGTCACATTGCTGAGTCGCTATTTATGTAATAAAAGAAAACCCTAATATTAAGTAAAAGGTCTGTTTTAAAAAGTTAAAAATCTATAAAAGGAAAATAGATGTAATTGCGAAATTATGCAGGGCTTTGATTCGGCACAACGTCACACTCAAGCAATAACCAGTagtgttaaataaaaaaacaaacgtAGTCTGAACAAGATGAATATAGGCTTCAGTATAAATATGTGCCGAAAATAAAACCATGTCAGGTTAACCGCACACGCAAATTGCTTAAATCAAAATCGCCAAAAATGATAAATTATAGAACAAAAAGGTTAATTACATGATTAAGTAAACATGTTACCCAAATACCTTCATATCCTTTCGCAAATAGACACTTTGCAGGAGGGCTCGCCCTCAACTGCCCAGGGACTACTTGAGGAACATATCACATCAGTTgaaacatgaaaaaaaaaaaacaccttattGCACGTTACCTTGATAGTTTTAGACTGTAGTCTCAGCCCATTGAGGGTATTGATAGCCCTTTCTGCATCACTAGCGTTAACATAGTTAACAAATCCGTACCCTAAACTGTGGCCtagagaaaaaaaaggaaaaacaacaaaataaaataacaaaagtTTGTCCATTTCTACAGATTGGATACCAGTCTTCCACGGGAGATATCGGTACACGGCATGCATTTTGGCAAAAACATTTGCAAAAGAAAACATTTTCTGCTAAATATGGctcaagaaaaaaaagaaaagctgATCCACACTGAAAAGTCTAAATGAAAATATCTGTCTTCTTAAAATAACAATGATATTAAAACGTTGGCATTCTATCAAACAAAAATAACACTAAATTGAAGGAAAACAATTCTTCTGTTTCCAATAAATATAAAAAACGTGAAACTAAAAAGACAAGAGAAAACGACATAAAATTCCATAATATAGGGTTCACAAAATAAATGCATTTTAAGATTGGGTCTACATATGTTGTAATCACCAGATCTAATAACACCCAATGAAATAAGAAAACATCTGCAAAGACCATGAATAGAATTCCCAACGAccaccatgtaaaaaaaaaagagacaCTAAAGTAAAGTTTAAAGAACAGAGTCAACAAGATGTATAGCACAGAAAAACAGGAGTTGAACAACATCCCAAAGAAAAAAAAGTCAATCTCTGATCCCAACACTAATCAGCGAGTCTGCAACACACAAAAATAGTCTTAGCATCTAAATACATTTTCATAAGATTGAGGGGGTACACAGGAGTTATATACAAAGTAAAAGACAATTGCGGTAACCAGCAAATACCGCATTGATTTTACAGATTAGTAATCGAGACAGAAAATCTTGGTGAAGTCAAACAAAAATATTTGATGTCACAGACTTTTGTAGTGAAAAACAAAAGAGCACATGTGCAGACAAACAATGAGAATTCCAGGGCATTATTTCTCCTCAAAGTAAGTGAACCGAGGTCAAAAGAAAAGGGGTTGGACTCACTCTGGTTTTTGTGATAGGGATTACCTGCCACTTTATCGCGGATGAGTTTGGCAGACTCCACCTCGCCGATGCTGCTGAAGAGACTCCGCAACTCGTCCTGACTCATGTTCTGGGGCAGGTAATTGACAATAAGGTTGGTTTTGGCATCTTTGGGCTCATCTTCCATGTGTTCGTCGTAACCGTTATCATAAGCGTCTTGCTATAATTTCAGGAGAATGGGATGGGTGTAAGTAAGCCGTTATAAAGACATCTAGAACTTTATGAAAGATGACAGTTAACTGGTTCTGTTCTTAGAGAATGCTGCCCATGTCCCAAAAGAACAGAACAACAAAACAGAATGCTTCTCAAAATAAAGCCAAAGTTAATCTGTGGATTTACCTTCATGTTCATCGAACCCTTACTGACATGCTGTTGTGATTCCCTATTGTCACCCTGACAACTCTGTACCTCACACACCTGCAAGAGTAAACACTGGGTAATTCACAATCCTCTGCTGCAGACAACAGAGCACTTGACACCATTTAAAATACCCCCCAGTTATTTCGTGTCCATTTCACAATAATACAAACCATCTGCCACAATATAAATATAAACCACAATATATAGACAACTACGAAATAACTTCA containing:
- the LOC118401510 gene encoding ELAV-like protein 1 isoform X2; this translates as MAVRRGHIRYLKVCEVQSCQGDNRESQQHVSKGSMNMKQDAYDNGYDEHMEDEPKDAKTNLIVNYLPQNMSQDELRSLFSSIGEVESAKLIRDKVAGHSLGYGFVNYVNASDAERAINTLNGLRLQSKTIKVSFARPSSDGIKDANLYISGLPKTMTQKDVEDMFTRYGRIINSRVLVDQASGLSRGVAFIRFDKRAEAEDAIKDLNGQKPPGASEPITVKFAASPNQAKNSQLINQLYHNQGRRFGGPVHHQAQRFRFSPMSVDHMSGMSTVSAQGNSTAGWCIFIYNLGQDADEGILWQMFGPFGAVTNVKVIRDFNTNKCKGFGFVTMTNYEEAAMAIASLNGYRIGDKVLQVSFKTSKGGHK
- the LOC118401510 gene encoding ELAV-like protein 1 isoform X3; translation: MTQKDVEDMFTRYGRIINSRVLVDQASGLSRGVAFIRFDKRAEAEDAIKDLNGQKPPGASEPITVKFAASPNQAKNSQLINQLYHNQGRRFGGPVHHQAQRFRFSPMSVDHMSGMSTVSAQGNSTAGWCIFIYNLGQDADEGILWQMFGPFGAVTNVKVIRDFNTNKCKGFGFVTMTNYEEAAMAIASLNGYRIGDKVLQVSFKTSKGGHK
- the LOC118401510 gene encoding ELAV-like protein 1 isoform X1, with amino-acid sequence MAVRRGHIRYLKVCEVQSCQGDNRESQQHVSKGSMNMKQDAYDNGYDEHMEDEPKDAKTNLIVNYLPQNMSQDELRSLFSSIGEVESAKLIRDKVAGNPYHKNQSHSLGYGFVNYVNASDAERAINTLNGLRLQSKTIKVSFARPSSDGIKDANLYISGLPKTMTQKDVEDMFTRYGRIINSRVLVDQASGLSRGVAFIRFDKRAEAEDAIKDLNGQKPPGASEPITVKFAASPNQAKNSQLINQLYHNQGRRFGGPVHHQAQRFRFSPMSVDHMSGMSTVSAQGNSTAGWCIFIYNLGQDADEGILWQMFGPFGAVTNVKVIRDFNTNKCKGFGFVTMTNYEEAAMAIASLNGYRIGDKVLQVSFKTSKGGHK